Proteins encoded together in one Synergistaceae bacterium window:
- a CDS encoding branched-chain amino acid ABC transporter permease has product MQGYVAGIITLLAINCIAALGVSLFTGFTGIFTLGHAGYMAIGAYTAAILTFKCSVHFIPAIICGGIFAMIVAYLIGIPTLKLVGDYYTIASLGLGEAIRLIIENWESVTRGARGFPGIAPYTSLPVALVFLIIMTVVMFFIVNSSYGRAFKACRDDYVAASLLGFDTAHYRVLSLAVSGFYCGVSGALLAGFMSFVQPVMFDMAKSTELVSVVVFGGLGSISGSLIGATILTLVTELFRPISQYRMLIYGLVLVFVMVFRPEGIMGTNELTLNYIKNLFSAKKKASEFDRRTTDDCAS; this is encoded by the coding sequence ATGCAAGGTTATGTAGCCGGAATAATAACTCTTCTTGCCATCAATTGTATAGCTGCATTGGGAGTATCTTTATTTACAGGGTTTACGGGGATTTTTACACTGGGACATGCAGGTTACATGGCAATAGGAGCATATACAGCGGCCATTCTTACTTTTAAATGCAGTGTACACTTTATTCCTGCCATAATTTGTGGCGGGATTTTCGCAATGATAGTGGCTTATTTGATTGGCATTCCCACACTTAAGCTTGTGGGGGATTATTATACGATAGCTTCTCTTGGTTTGGGGGAAGCTATACGTCTTATTATAGAAAATTGGGAAAGTGTAACACGTGGAGCAAGGGGATTTCCCGGCATAGCGCCATACACTTCTCTTCCTGTAGCACTTGTTTTTTTGATAATAATGACAGTAGTGATGTTTTTTATCGTAAATAGTAGTTATGGACGAGCATTCAAGGCTTGTCGTGACGATTACGTTGCTGCATCTCTTTTAGGTTTTGACACAGCTCATTATAGAGTGCTTAGTCTAGCTGTTTCGGGCTTTTACTGCGGCGTATCAGGCGCGCTTCTTGCCGGATTCATGTCATTTGTACAGCCGGTTATGTTTGATATGGCAAAATCAACAGAACTCGTATCCGTTGTCGTATTTGGAGGACTTGGCTCTATAAGTGGCTCACTTATTGGGGCAACTATTCTTACTTTAGTCACAGAGCTTTTTCGTCCTATATCCCAATATCGCATGTTGATATATGGGTTGGTGCTTGTTTTTGTAATGGTATTTAGACCGGAAGGCATAATGGGCACAAATGAGCTTACTCTTAATTACATAAAAAATCTCTTCTCTGCCAAAAAGAAAGCTTCTGAATTTGATAGGAGGACAACAGATGACTGTGCTTCTTGA
- a CDS encoding ATP-binding cassette domain-containing protein: MTVLLELKGVSKSFGGVQAVENMSLKLKKGELTGLIGPNGAGKTTVFNLITAVYDVTKGDIEYKGININKLKTYQVVSLGIA, translated from the coding sequence ATGACTGTGCTTCTTGAATTAAAAGGAGTAAGTAAATCTTTTGGCGGTGTTCAAGCTGTAGAGAATATGTCTCTAAAGCTTAAAAAAGGCGAACTGACCGGATTAATAGGCCCTAATGGAGCTGGCAAAACCACCGTGTTCAACTTAATAACCGCAGTATATGACGTTACAAAAGGCGATATAGAATATAAAGGTATAAATATAAATAAACTAAAGACCTATCAAGTTGTTTCTCTAGGAATAGCT